In one window of Lynx canadensis isolate LIC74 chromosome B3, mLynCan4.pri.v2, whole genome shotgun sequence DNA:
- the RNASE9 gene encoding inactive ribonuclease-like protein 9 — MWTLITLRPLTLLLLLLLLLQPLQLKILHKYVPLSAEEIEQFEDYLEEMRSTGPTLPTPKDVFKRRTIIDPGRPLTDSNYCTDEIKMKNVHNRFRCVKEHFFLQISFEELQDICNNLFVSCKNGVKRCHRSRQSIKGVYCNLIEGVVMTDCVYESSYRQGQVLMTCRWQNDIQEVIPAYINDIMEINDTIKEKHVLHGYFQ, encoded by the coding sequence ATGTGGACTCTGATCACCCTGCGGCCCCTCACTCTGCTGCTCCTGCTGCTCCTGCTACTGCAGCCACTGCAGTTGAAAATCTTGCACAAATATGTTCCGTTGTCAGCGGAAGAGATAGAGCAATTTGAAGATTATTTGGAGGAAATGCGCAGCACAGGACCTACCCTACCAACCCCTAAGGATGTTTTCAAAAGACGCACCATTATTGATCCGGGAAGACCCTTGACTGATTCCAACTACTGCACTgatgaaataaagatgaaaaatgtcCACAACAGATTCCGTTGTGTAAAAGAACATTTCTTCCTCCAGATATCATTTGAGGAACTGCAAGACATCTGTAACAACCTGTTTGTGTCTTGTAAGAATGGGGTGAAGAGATGTCACAGGAGCAGGCAATCAATAAAAGGAGTGTACTGTAATTTAATCGAAGGAGTGGTAATGACAGACTGTGTCTATGAATCTTCTTACAGGCAGGGACAGGTCCTTATGACTTGTCGATGGCAAAATGATATTCAAGAAGTTATCCCTGCTTACATAAATGATATTATGGAGATAAATGATACTATCAAGGAGAAACATGTCCTCCACGGTTACTTCCAGTGA